In Nocardioides sp. JQ2195, a genomic segment contains:
- the arr gene encoding NAD(+)--rifampin ADP-ribosyltransferase has protein sequence MSDVLDRGPFFHGTKADLQAGDLLTAGFRSNYRPDVVMNHIYFTALVAGAGLAAELAQGDGEPRVYAVEPTGEFDNDPNVTDKKFPGNPTRSYRSGEPLRILREVIDWPRLTPEELRGWRERLALLATEERGEIIN, from the coding sequence GTGAGTGATGTCCTGGACCGAGGCCCGTTCTTCCACGGCACGAAGGCAGACCTGCAGGCGGGCGACCTGCTCACCGCGGGGTTCCGGTCGAACTACCGACCCGACGTGGTGATGAACCACATCTACTTCACCGCACTGGTCGCCGGCGCCGGGCTGGCCGCGGAGCTCGCGCAGGGCGACGGCGAGCCGCGGGTCTACGCCGTGGAGCCGACCGGGGAGTTCGACAACGACCCCAACGTGACCGACAAGAAGTTCCCCGGCAACCCGACCCGGTCCTACCGCAGCGGCGAGCCGCTGCGGATCCTCCGCGAGGTCATCGACTGGCCCCGGCTGACACCCGAGGAGCTCCGGGGATGGCGCGAACGGCTGGCGCTGCTGGCCACCGAGGAACGCGGCGAGATCATCAACTGA